One Lujinxingia vulgaris DNA segment encodes these proteins:
- a CDS encoding AgmX/PglI C-terminal domain-containing protein produces MKLSAALASLLGVVMVPAISAAEVSVYDWPDGEAPVLVDAGEGVVLLGKDGAPMRAFDWRANSDERDPGLRLVDMLGDGTPEIVGSGRPSFVLRANGEPVFEIEEGCEQLIVADITASRGLDVGCVSRNELRAFTGDGQFAWGVQPGRALEWCQVEDVTGNVKVDFECKLRGRDAFIRISDSGELLTAEPGEAGMSGEAPELNEARAASDAVLKGEERFDFDGDGKAEERLVVGEGSLKIVGAAGEEAALAEVDVRGAVEAALVKQLGEDAGVSVVAVTAERIYVIDKAEEEVRVRDFSADASKYRRVPFADLASVYANGFEDAAAAQEAVRAIGERIGQCYASRLRGNAYAGSGRQIVQLTVGQDGKVKEVMQMHSDVGDSQVERCARQALERGSYPGAQGESGTINVNILFTFRDVER; encoded by the coding sequence ATGAAGTTGAGCGCAGCGTTGGCGAGTTTGTTGGGTGTGGTGATGGTTCCGGCGATTTCAGCGGCCGAGGTCTCTGTGTACGACTGGCCGGATGGGGAGGCGCCGGTGCTGGTGGATGCGGGGGAGGGGGTTGTGCTGCTGGGTAAAGACGGTGCACCGATGCGCGCGTTCGACTGGCGAGCAAATAGCGATGAGCGCGATCCGGGGTTGAGGCTTGTGGATATGCTCGGGGATGGGACGCCGGAGATCGTGGGATCGGGGCGGCCGAGCTTTGTGTTGCGGGCCAACGGGGAGCCTGTTTTTGAGATCGAGGAAGGCTGCGAGCAGCTGATTGTGGCGGATATTACGGCCAGTCGCGGGCTCGATGTGGGGTGTGTGAGTCGCAATGAGTTGCGGGCGTTTACCGGGGATGGGCAGTTTGCCTGGGGGGTGCAGCCGGGGCGCGCGCTGGAGTGGTGCCAGGTGGAGGATGTGACGGGGAATGTGAAGGTGGATTTTGAGTGCAAGTTGCGGGGGCGAGACGCGTTTATCCGGATTTCGGATAGCGGAGAGCTGCTCACCGCGGAGCCCGGGGAGGCGGGGATGAGCGGGGAGGCGCCGGAGCTCAATGAGGCCCGTGCGGCGTCGGATGCGGTGTTGAAGGGGGAGGAGCGTTTTGACTTTGATGGGGACGGAAAGGCCGAAGAGCGTCTGGTTGTGGGGGAGGGAAGTCTGAAAATCGTCGGTGCGGCGGGTGAGGAAGCGGCGCTGGCGGAAGTTGATGTGCGCGGCGCGGTTGAGGCGGCGCTGGTCAAGCAGCTCGGTGAGGACGCCGGAGTGAGCGTGGTGGCGGTCACCGCTGAGCGGATCTACGTGATCGATAAAGCGGAGGAGGAGGTGCGGGTACGCGATTTCAGCGCCGATGCGTCGAAGTATCGGCGGGTGCCTTTTGCGGACCTGGCGAGTGTGTACGCCAACGGCTTTGAAGACGCTGCGGCGGCGCAGGAGGCGGTACGGGCGATCGGGGAGCGCATCGGGCAGTGCTATGCGAGCCGCTTGAGGGGCAACGCGTACGCGGGTAGCGGTCGGCAGATCGTGCAGTTGACCGTGGGGCAGGATGGAAAGGTTAAAGAAGTGATGCAGATGCACAGTGATGTGGGCGATTCGCAGGTGGAGCGGTGCGCACGTCAGGCATTGGAGCGTGGGAGTTACCCGGGAGCGCAGGGGGAGAGTGGGACGATCAATGTGAATATTTTGTTTACGTTCCGGGATGTGGAGCGTTGA
- a CDS encoding sulfatase → MRAVVEGVRAGVVVGVVLALWSAAAVWGEVAGLGVSYVMTAYGLLGIGQVLYGAGLGVVVAIAMAVCRRMGVWPPGEALRRGEVDRRVASGLLSAPLVLAGIGGGVMGAHLLITSKMVRVSFQALGLGMVAAGAAAGALVVWPLVYGALLWVMQKAGMKTGWTRLVAGLYVVGALGALGVGYRWAAGLSVWDTTTLQMGVAGVVLVPLLMWGMVKLPLESKVWRWGVPAVGAALALVCAALAPGWAVSSAAMRQATLRDAPLVSMIAPRLVDVGGEGGDAFAFGDCEEGEECDDDDVVVALTSSEHPARRAVQLAVAAGDKAQIDRFEAIPEPPKNLVMILVDTLRQDHMGYAGYERPTTPRIDKLAEDATVFMDAYATSPHTPRSVPPLLFSNYASEMKWWGAQYNYPRVRPENVGMFEVLQEGGWRNQAFSSHFYFDERRNVHQGFERWDNEGALSIAESNDDIAAPRTWERLEPVIEQLGQERREKGDEAEPFSLFVHFFEPHARWIGHKEYDFGRGETTRERHINNYDSEIAFTDAYVGRVIDKLKEEGLYDEVVIVLTSDHGEAFNEHGHYFHGQTLYNPVVKVPLLVRVPGWFGRQVEGPVSIIDVAPTVVDLFGLTIPTEFGGRSMTDVMLGRSEVPQRPVFAELLPYTNWKEHHRAVVLGDEKLIVNFTLGLEEYFDLSVDPGEQNNLAAERPERVKALRALLEERMQ, encoded by the coding sequence ATGCGAGCGGTAGTCGAGGGTGTACGTGCGGGGGTGGTTGTCGGGGTTGTTCTGGCGCTGTGGAGCGCGGCAGCGGTGTGGGGCGAGGTGGCGGGGTTGGGGGTAAGTTATGTGATGACGGCGTACGGTCTGCTGGGCATCGGGCAGGTGCTCTACGGGGCCGGGCTGGGGGTGGTGGTGGCGATCGCGATGGCGGTGTGCCGCCGTATGGGAGTCTGGCCCCCGGGTGAGGCGCTGCGGCGAGGGGAGGTGGACCGCCGGGTGGCGTCGGGGTTGCTGAGTGCGCCGTTGGTGCTGGCAGGGATCGGCGGCGGGGTGATGGGGGCGCACCTCCTGATAACGTCCAAGATGGTGCGGGTCAGTTTTCAGGCGCTGGGGTTAGGGATGGTTGCCGCCGGCGCGGCGGCCGGGGCGCTGGTGGTGTGGCCGCTGGTGTACGGGGCGCTGCTCTGGGTGATGCAGAAGGCGGGGATGAAGACGGGGTGGACCCGTCTTGTGGCGGGGCTCTATGTGGTGGGCGCGCTGGGGGCGCTGGGGGTGGGGTACCGGTGGGCGGCGGGGCTGAGCGTGTGGGATACCACGACGTTGCAGATGGGGGTGGCCGGTGTGGTGCTGGTGCCTCTGCTGATGTGGGGGATGGTGAAGCTGCCCCTGGAAAGCAAGGTATGGCGTTGGGGTGTGCCGGCGGTTGGCGCGGCGCTGGCGCTTGTGTGCGCGGCCCTGGCACCCGGGTGGGCGGTCTCCAGTGCGGCGATGCGGCAGGCGACGCTGCGTGATGCGCCTCTGGTTTCGATGATCGCGCCCCGTCTGGTCGATGTGGGCGGCGAGGGCGGGGATGCGTTTGCGTTTGGCGATTGTGAGGAGGGGGAGGAGTGCGACGATGACGATGTGGTGGTTGCGCTGACCTCCTCGGAGCATCCGGCGCGTCGTGCGGTGCAGCTGGCGGTGGCGGCCGGGGATAAGGCCCAGATTGACCGGTTTGAGGCGATTCCTGAGCCGCCGAAGAACCTGGTGATGATTCTGGTCGATACGTTGCGCCAGGATCATATGGGGTACGCCGGGTATGAGCGTCCGACCACGCCTCGCATCGACAAGCTCGCCGAGGACGCCACGGTGTTCATGGACGCGTACGCGACCTCGCCGCATACGCCGCGGTCGGTTCCGCCGCTGCTGTTTAGCAATTACGCCAGTGAGATGAAGTGGTGGGGGGCGCAGTATAACTATCCGCGGGTACGCCCGGAGAATGTGGGGATGTTTGAGGTGCTGCAGGAGGGCGGTTGGCGAAATCAGGCGTTTTCGAGCCACTTCTATTTTGATGAGCGCCGCAATGTACACCAGGGCTTTGAGCGCTGGGATAATGAGGGGGCGCTCTCGATTGCGGAGTCCAACGATGATATCGCCGCGCCGCGTACCTGGGAGCGGTTGGAGCCGGTGATCGAGCAGCTGGGGCAGGAGCGTCGGGAGAAGGGGGATGAGGCCGAGCCCTTCTCGCTCTTTGTGCACTTCTTTGAGCCGCATGCGCGCTGGATCGGCCATAAGGAGTACGATTTCGGGCGAGGGGAGACGACGCGAGAGCGCCATATCAACAACTACGACTCGGAGATCGCGTTTACCGATGCGTACGTGGGGCGGGTGATCGACAAGCTCAAGGAGGAGGGGCTCTACGATGAGGTGGTGATCGTGCTGACCAGCGACCACGGGGAGGCGTTTAACGAGCACGGGCACTATTTTCACGGGCAGACGCTGTATAACCCGGTGGTCAAAGTGCCGCTTTTGGTGCGGGTGCCCGGGTGGTTCGGGCGCCAGGTGGAGGGGCCGGTCTCGATTATCGATGTGGCGCCGACGGTGGTGGATCTATTCGGGCTGACGATTCCCACGGAGTTCGGGGGGCGGAGCATGACCGATGTGATGCTGGGGCGCTCGGAGGTGCCGCAGCGGCCGGTGTTTGCGGAGTTGTTGCCCTACACCAACTGGAAGGAGCATCACCGGGCGGTGGTGCTGGGGGATGAGAAGTTGATCGTGAACTTCACGCTGGGATTGGAGGAGTATTTTGATCTGAGTGTGGATCCCGGTGAGCAGAATAACCTGGCGGCGGAGCGGCCGGAGCGGGTCAAGGCGTTGCGGGCGTTGCTGGAGGAGCGGATGCAGTGA